One Gemmatimonadota bacterium genomic region harbors:
- the hslV gene encoding ATP-dependent protease subunit HslV, translating to MTTFHATTILSVRRDGLVALGGDGQVTMGNTITKANAQKVRSLAGGRVLAGFAGAAADAFTLFEKFEEKLERYPGNLPKAAVELAKEWRSDRVLRRLEALLAVADRDHSFLLSGTGDIIEPDDGILAIGSGGSYALAAARALVAHTTLPPVEVVRKALLIAGEICIYTNQNITVVEPTA from the coding sequence ATGACGACCTTTCACGCCACCACCATCCTCTCCGTGCGCCGCGATGGCCTGGTCGCCCTCGGTGGCGATGGCCAGGTGACGATGGGCAACACCATCACCAAGGCCAACGCACAAAAGGTGCGCAGCCTGGCCGGCGGGCGCGTGCTGGCCGGCTTTGCCGGTGCGGCCGCCGACGCCTTCACCCTCTTCGAGAAGTTCGAGGAGAAACTCGAGCGGTATCCGGGGAACTTGCCCAAGGCCGCCGTGGAACTCGCGAAGGAGTGGCGCAGTGATCGCGTGCTACGTCGCCTCGAGGCGTTGCTCGCCGTGGCCGACCGCGACCACTCGTTCCTGCTCTCGGGGACCGGGGACATCATCGAACCCGATGACGGGATCCTCGCCATCGGATCTGGCGGCTCCTATGCCCTCGCCGCGGCCCGGGCCCTCGTGGCACACACCACCCTCCCGCCCGTGGAGGTGGTGCGCAAGGCGCTCCTCATCGCCGGCGAGATCTGCATCTACACGAACCAGAACATCACCGTCGTCGAGCCGACCGCCTGA
- a CDS encoding DUF494 family protein, translated as MEPRLDRLVAELRRRFGREDHVSEVEAWLSSQGYDGGQIGTIVSAWLTDIRVQEGGERPLEEAWPVRVQGPHERGRFTPDAWGYLLGLRAAGTLGAMELEHVIERLLMQVDARVSLEDARAMVDTGFWDGSGSPGEPLIVH; from the coding sequence ATGGAGCCCCGTCTCGATCGTCTGGTCGCCGAACTGCGTCGTCGGTTCGGCCGTGAGGACCATGTCTCCGAGGTCGAGGCCTGGTTGTCGTCTCAGGGGTACGATGGGGGACAGATTGGCACGATTGTCTCCGCCTGGCTGACCGATATTCGGGTTCAGGAGGGTGGGGAGCGGCCGCTGGAAGAAGCGTGGCCGGTGCGGGTGCAAGGGCCGCATGAACGCGGCCGGTTCACCCCGGACGCGTGGGGATACCTGTTGGGATTACGCGCCGCGGGCACCCTCGGGGCGATGGAACTTGAGCATGTGATCGAGCGCCTGCTGATGCAGGTGGATGCGCGGGTGTCCCTGGAGGACGCCCGGGCCATGGTAGACACTGGATTCTGGGATGGGAGCGGCTCGCCCGGCGAGCCCCTCATCGTGCACTGA
- the aroC gene encoding chorismate synthase translates to MTVSFRTAGESHGPSLVVILEGIPAGLPLLAADVNVELARRQLGYGRGRRMQIERDAAEFLSGVRAGETIGSPIALLIQNRDWKNWQEIMDPAPREGDPALRRRPVTRPRPGHADLAGMLKYDRQDARDILERASARETTARVAAGAVCRHLLSHFGIAIGSHVVHLGGIDAALPDPRPLPLNAAADPSPVRTLDPDAAARMVDAIDAAKASGNTLGGIVEVIATGLPVGLGSHVAWDRKLDGRLAAALMSIPAVKGVEVGLGFEAARRSGAEVHDEIAGDPARPLAGGVRRPTNRAGGLEGGITTGEPLVLRAAMKPIATLMRPLATVDTQTGESASAVAERSDVTAVPAMGVIAEAMVAVVLAQAWMEKFGGDSLTETSRNVRGYLDQVGRGFGRPGDA, encoded by the coding sequence GTGACCGTCTCCTTTCGTACGGCTGGTGAGTCACACGGACCGTCCCTCGTCGTGATCCTCGAAGGGATCCCGGCGGGGCTTCCGCTGCTCGCCGCCGACGTCAACGTGGAACTGGCTCGACGACAACTCGGTTACGGCAGGGGCCGGCGCATGCAGATCGAGCGGGACGCGGCCGAGTTCCTTTCGGGTGTGCGCGCGGGCGAGACAATCGGCTCACCCATCGCGCTGTTGATCCAGAATCGCGACTGGAAGAACTGGCAGGAGATCATGGACCCCGCGCCGCGCGAGGGTGACCCCGCGCTCCGTCGGCGCCCGGTCACGCGCCCACGCCCGGGACACGCGGATCTCGCCGGGATGCTGAAATATGACCGGCAGGACGCACGCGATATCCTGGAACGTGCGTCAGCCCGAGAGACGACCGCACGGGTGGCGGCCGGTGCCGTCTGTCGACACCTGCTGTCTCACTTTGGGATTGCCATCGGGAGCCACGTGGTGCACCTCGGCGGGATCGACGCCGCCTTGCCGGACCCGCGGCCACTGCCGCTCAACGCCGCCGCGGACCCGTCACCGGTACGAACGCTGGACCCGGACGCGGCTGCTCGCATGGTCGACGCCATCGACGCGGCGAAGGCGAGCGGGAACACGTTAGGCGGGATCGTCGAGGTCATAGCGACGGGACTTCCGGTTGGCCTCGGCTCCCACGTGGCGTGGGACCGCAAGCTCGATGGTCGGCTGGCCGCCGCGCTCATGTCGATTCCCGCGGTGAAGGGAGTGGAGGTGGGGCTGGGCTTCGAGGCGGCGCGACGGTCGGGGGCCGAGGTGCACGACGAGATCGCGGGCGACCCGGCACGGCCGCTGGCAGGTGGCGTCCGACGCCCCACCAACCGCGCGGGCGGGCTCGAGGGGGGAATTACGACCGGTGAGCCGCTGGTGCTCCGGGCGGCGATGAAGCCGATTGCCACCCTCATGCGACCCTTGGCCACGGTGGATACACAAACCGGCGAGAGCGCCTCCGCCGTGGCCGAACGATCCGACGTCACGGCGGTCCCGGCCATGGGGGTCATCGCCGAGGCGATGGTTGCCGTCGTCCTGGCGCAGGCATGGATGGAGAAGTTCGGCGGCGATTCCCTGACGGAAACTTCCCGTAACGTGCGCGGATACCTCGATCAGGTGGGCCGGGGCTTTGGCCGGCCGGGCGATGCGTAG
- a CDS encoding shikimate kinase, which produces MRSEGWHVALIGIPGAGKSTVARFAADILNYPLVDFDRTIERRAGRTIAEIFREDGEGAFREMEAGLTQELVTAPASVLSPGGGWVTRPEVVGLIRPRTILVWLTVSPRVAVRRMGAGVSRRPLLMKGDPAAVLAGILAEREGLYSAADVTIDTEVYTPQAVAHQVARLASGWPGRVG; this is translated from the coding sequence ATGCGTAGCGAGGGGTGGCATGTCGCGCTTATCGGGATTCCCGGGGCCGGCAAGTCCACGGTGGCGCGTTTCGCCGCCGACATCCTGAACTACCCGCTGGTCGATTTCGACCGAACGATTGAGCGGCGCGCCGGGCGAACTATCGCGGAGATCTTTCGCGAGGATGGGGAAGGGGCGTTCCGGGAGATGGAGGCCGGGCTGACGCAGGAGCTGGTCACCGCGCCGGCGTCGGTGCTGTCGCCAGGGGGGGGCTGGGTCACTCGCCCCGAGGTCGTCGGCCTTATCCGCCCCCGCACGATCCTGGTCTGGCTGACCGTCAGTCCGAGGGTCGCGGTGCGTCGCATGGGCGCGGGGGTGAGCAGGCGCCCGCTATTAATGAAAGGGGATCCGGCGGCGGTTTTGGCGGGCATTTTGGCCGAAAGGGAGGGGCTTTATTCGGCGGCGGATGTGACGATTGACACCGAAGTCTATACGCCACAAGCAGTTGCGCATCAGGTCGCTCGCCTTGCCTCTGGTTGGCCGGGGCGCGTAGGTTAG
- the trmFO gene encoding methylenetetrahydrofolate--tRNA-(uracil(54)-C(5))-methyltransferase (FADH(2)-oxidizing) TrmFO — MSNSPVVRVIGGGLAGSEAAWQLAVRGIAVELCEMRPLRPTEAHKTDRLAELVCSNTFKSTETTNAHGLLKAEMRALDCLVLRCADAARVPAGSALAVDRDLFSQGVHDALVAHPNVHLVRGEVSALSSPMIVATGPLTSPALSESIAARLGTGALAFYDAIAPIVDVDSIDHGIAFRAARYDKETMDGAGDEGAYLNCPMSRDEYEALIDALAAADQHQGHAFDAVPYFEGCMPVEEMVKRGRDTLRFGPLKPVGLTDPRTGRRPWAVVQLRREDRAGRMWNMVGFQTRMRIPEQQRVLRMIPGLGDAEFLRYGSIHRNSYLNTPAVLTPHLSARDDDRLLFAGQLTGVEGYTESTATGLLAGVNMARLLAGEAAACPPVETMLGALYRYLREADPKHFQPMNANFGLLDDLATPVKDKRLKREAFAARSLAALGTWRDTVVAVPARA; from the coding sequence ATGAGTAACTCCCCTGTGGTCCGGGTCATCGGGGGCGGCCTTGCCGGGAGCGAGGCCGCCTGGCAGCTCGCCGTCCGCGGCATCGCGGTGGAACTGTGCGAGATGCGTCCGTTGCGGCCCACGGAGGCGCACAAGACCGATCGTCTCGCCGAGCTGGTCTGCTCCAATACGTTCAAGAGCACGGAGACCACCAACGCGCACGGTCTGCTCAAGGCCGAGATGCGCGCCCTCGACTGCCTCGTCTTGCGATGCGCAGACGCAGCACGTGTGCCCGCCGGGAGCGCCCTCGCCGTGGATCGCGACCTCTTTTCCCAGGGGGTCCACGACGCCCTCGTCGCTCACCCCAACGTTCACCTTGTGCGTGGCGAGGTCAGTGCCTTGTCGTCGCCGATGATTGTCGCGACCGGTCCGCTCACGTCGCCGGCGCTCTCCGAGTCGATCGCGGCGCGCTTGGGCACCGGTGCCCTCGCTTTCTACGATGCCATTGCGCCGATCGTCGACGTGGACAGCATCGATCACGGCATCGCCTTTCGTGCCGCGCGGTACGACAAGGAGACGATGGATGGGGCCGGTGACGAAGGGGCCTACCTCAATTGCCCCATGTCGCGGGACGAATACGAGGCCCTGATTGACGCGCTCGCCGCCGCAGATCAACACCAGGGGCACGCCTTCGATGCGGTGCCGTACTTCGAGGGGTGCATGCCCGTCGAGGAAATGGTCAAGCGCGGGCGCGACACCCTGCGTTTTGGGCCCCTCAAGCCGGTCGGGCTTACCGATCCCCGCACGGGGCGACGTCCCTGGGCCGTGGTGCAGCTTCGTCGTGAGGATCGCGCCGGGCGCATGTGGAACATGGTCGGCTTCCAGACGCGGATGCGCATCCCGGAGCAGCAACGCGTCCTGCGCATGATCCCCGGCCTGGGAGATGCCGAGTTCCTGCGCTACGGATCGATCCATCGCAACTCGTACCTCAACACCCCGGCCGTCCTGACGCCGCACCTGTCGGCGCGCGACGATGATCGCCTCCTGTTCGCCGGGCAGCTGACCGGTGTGGAGGGGTACACGGAAAGCACCGCCACCGGGCTGCTCGCCGGGGTGAACATGGCCCGCCTCCTCGCGGGTGAGGCGGCCGCCTGCCCACCAGTAGAGACGATGCTCGGAGCCCTGTATCGCTACCTGCGCGAAGCGGATCCGAAACACTTCCAGCCGATGAACGCCAACTTCGGGTTGCTGGACGACCTGGCGACGCCGGTGAAGGACAAGCGACTCAAGCGGGAAGCGTTCGCCGCGCGTTCCCTGGCCGCGCTGGGTACCTGGCGCGACACGGTAGTCGCGGTCCCGGCGCGCGCATGA
- a CDS encoding tyrosine recombinase XerC, with protein sequence MSDGTTAPREEVAGFLRHLASERDLSPHTVAAYTHDLTLFSEYLGTEGQDGDTFFTSVDRLAMRGFLAWLKKRGLSQRSMARAMSALRTFYRYLQREELADVNPARVVRAPKFERYLPKYLDRAQADRLFDAAMARAMEGAFNDVRNLAILELFYATGIRLSELQGINRTDLDLLGQQLKVRGKGRKERIVPFGTPAVRALRNYEAKRDELVRLRGKAADRAALFLSRTGKRLSHRGIQQVVDGFLARVSDAEGLSTHSLRHSFATHLLDAGADLRAVQELLGHASVSTTQIYTHTSIERLKATYRKAHPRA encoded by the coding sequence ATGAGCGACGGCACGACCGCCCCGCGCGAGGAGGTCGCCGGTTTTCTGCGTCACCTGGCCAGTGAACGCGACCTCTCCCCACACACCGTCGCCGCCTATACGCACGACCTCACGCTCTTCAGCGAGTACCTCGGCACGGAGGGACAGGACGGCGATACCTTCTTCACATCGGTGGATCGCCTCGCCATGCGAGGGTTCCTGGCCTGGTTGAAGAAGCGCGGCCTGTCGCAACGATCGATGGCGCGCGCGATGTCTGCCCTTCGCACCTTCTATCGTTACCTGCAGCGCGAGGAGCTGGCGGATGTCAATCCCGCGCGGGTGGTCCGGGCCCCGAAGTTCGAGCGATACCTGCCGAAGTACCTGGACCGGGCGCAGGCCGATCGGTTGTTCGATGCCGCGATGGCGCGCGCGATGGAAGGGGCGTTCAACGACGTGCGGAACCTGGCCATCCTTGAGCTGTTCTACGCGACCGGAATCCGTCTCTCGGAGCTGCAGGGGATCAACCGCACGGACCTCGACCTGCTCGGGCAACAGCTCAAGGTGCGAGGGAAGGGGCGCAAGGAACGCATCGTGCCGTTTGGGACGCCGGCGGTGCGGGCCCTGCGCAACTACGAGGCGAAGCGCGACGAGCTGGTCCGGTTGCGTGGGAAGGCCGCCGACCGCGCGGCGCTCTTTCTCTCGCGCACGGGCAAGCGGCTGAGCCATCGCGGGATCCAGCAGGTGGTGGACGGCTTCCTCGCCCGCGTGAGTGACGCGGAGGGGCTGAGCACGCACTCCCTGCGCCATTCGTTTGCCACCCACCTGTTGGACGCCGGCGCGGACCTGCGTGCGGTCCAGGAGTTGCTGGGTCACGCCTCCGTGTCCACGACGCAGATCTACACGCACACCAGCATCGAGCGCCTCAAAGCGACGTACCGCAAGGCCCACCCCCGTGCCTGA